The genomic segment CGGCGCTGGATGCGTACACGCTGTTCGCCGGCAACGGCAACAACCTGCCGCGGTACTCCAACCCCCAGATCGACGGCATCATCTCCGCACTGGCCATCACCTCCGATTCGAAGGAACAGGCCCGGCTGTTGGCCGACAGTTCGCCCATCCTGTGGGGCGACATGCCGACCCTGCCGCTGTACCGTCAGCAGCGCACGGTGCTGGCATCCAAGAAGATGTACGCCGTCGAGGGCAATCCGACCAAGTGGGGCGCGGGTTGGAACATGGACAGATGGGTGTTCGAGAAATGACGGCTTCGGTCACCGACGTCCTTAAGGCGCTGACCCGCGAGGTGCCCGACTTCCCGGAACCGGGCATCCAATTCAAAGACCTCACCCCGGTGCTGGCCGACCCGCACGGCCTGGCCGTGGTGACTGACGCGATGGCCGAGATCGCCGAGGGTGCCGACCTGGTCGCCGGCATCGACGCCCGCGGGTTCCTGCTCGGCGGTGCGGTCGCCCATCGTCTCGGCATCGGTGTGCTGGCCGTCCGCAAGGGCGGAAAGCTGCCCCCGCCGGTGCACAGCGAGACCTACACCCTCGAATACGGCACGGCCACCTTGGAGATCCCCGCCGACGGGATCGAGCTGGCCGGCCGGCGTGTGGTCATCATCGACGACGTCCTCGCCACCGGTGGGACCCTGGCCGCCGCGCGTGCGTTGCTGACGGCCGGTGGCGCTGACGTGCCCGCCGCTGCGGTGGTACTGGAACTGCCCGGTCTCGGCGGCCGCGAGAGGGTCGCACCCCTGCAGGTCACCAGCCTGCAAACTATCTGAGAGCAGACGGCACCAGCCCAGGCTCGCCACTCGGTCGGTGTGGGGGAGATATCCTCGAAGTCGGTTCGGCAGTGGCGAGGAGGTGACGGCATGGCAGAGGACAACGGCGCCGTGACCGCGGCGCCCGCGCCGGTCTCCGACGTCCCGCCCACGGAGCCGCGGGCTGAAACCCCGAAGACCACCAGCAGCGCATCGCGGCGGGTGCGCGCCCGGCTGGCGCGGCGGATGACCTCGCAGCGCAGCACGGTCAACCCGGTCCTCGAACCGCTCGTCGCGGTGCACCGCGAGTTCTACCCGAAGGCCGACCTGTCGATCCTGCAGCGGGCCTACGAGGTGGCCGAGGCCAAGCACGCCGATCAGATGCGCCGCTCGGGCGACCCGTACATCACCCACCCGCTGGCCGTCGCGAACATACTGGCCGAGCTGGGTATGGACACCATCACGTTGGTGGCCGCGCTGCTGCACGACACCGTCGAAGACACCGGCTACGCGATGGAGACGCTGACCACCGACTTCGGTGAAGAGGTCGCCCACCTGGTCGACGGGGTGACCAAGCTGGACAAGGTCGCATTGGGTAACGCGGCCGAGGGCGAAACCATCCGCAAGATGATCATCGCGATGGCGCGGGATCCGCGGGTGCTGGTCATCAAGGTGGCCGACCGGTTGCACAACATGCGCACCATGCGGTTCCTGCCGCCGGAGAAGCAGGCCCGAAAGGCTCGCGAAACGCTGGAAGTCATTGCACCCCTTGCGCATCGGCTGGGTATGGCCACCGTCAAGTGGGAGCTGGAAGACCTGTCCTTCGCGATCCTGCATCCCAAACGCTACGAGGAGATCGTCCGGCTGGTCGCCGACCGGGCGCCGTCACGCGACACCTACCTGGCCAAGGTGCGCGTCGAGATCACCGCCGCGCTGTCCGGGATGAAGATCAACGCCACCGTCGAAGGCAGGCCCAAGCACTACTGGTCGATCTACCAGAAGATGATCGTCAAGGGCCGCGACTTCGACGACATCCACGACCTGGTCGGTGTCCGGATCCTGTGCGAGGAGATCCGCGACTGCTATGCCGCTGTCGGCGTTGTGCATTCGCTGTGGCAGCCGATGCCCGGCCGATTCAAGGACTACATCGCCCAGCCGCGGTTCGGGGTGTACCAATCGCTGCACACCACGGTCGTCGGGCCGGAGGGCAAGCCGCTGGAGGTGCAGATCCGCACCCGCGACATGCACGACACCGCGGAGTTCGGTATCGCGGCGCACTGGCGGTACAAAGAATCCAAGGGCCGCAACGGTGTTCCCCATCCGCACGCGTCCGCCGAGATCGACGAGACGGCGTGGATGCGCCAGCTTCTGGACTGGCAGCGGGAAGCCGCGGACCCCGGCGAGTTCCTGGAATCGCTGCGTTACGACCTTGCGGTGCAGGAGATCTTCGTGTTCACCCCGAAGGGGGACGTGGTCACGCTGCCGGCCGGGTCGACGCCGGTCGACTTCGCCTATGCCGTGCACACCGAGGTCGGCCACCGCTGCATCGGCGCACGGGTCGACGGCCGCCTGGTCGCCTTGGAGCGCAAGCTCGAAAACGGCGAGCGGGTCGAGGTTTTCACCTCCAAGGCACCCAACGCCGGCCCGTCCCGCGACTGGCAGGGATTCGTGGTGTCCCCGCGGGCCAAAGCCAAGATCCGGCAGTGGTTCGCCAAGGAGCGCCGGGACGAGGCGCTCGAGGCGGGCAAGGATTCGATCGCCCGCGAGGTGCGTCGGGGCGGGCTGCCGCTGCAGAAACTGGTCAACGCCGAGGCGATGTCCGCACTGGCCCAGGAATTGCGGTATGCGGACGTCTCCGCGCTGTACACGGCGGTCGGGGAGGGCCACGTCTCGCCGCGGCACGTCGTGCAGCGGTTGGTGGCCCAGCTTGGTGGGGCTGAGAGCGCCGAAGACGAACTGGCCGAGCGCTCCACGCCGGCGACCATGCCGGTGCGTCAGCGCAGCACCGACGACACCGGGGTGGCCGTGCCGGGCGCGCCCGGGGTGCTGACCAAACTGGCCAAGTGTTGCACGCCGGTGCCGGGCGACAACATCATGGGCTTCGTCACCCGCGGCGGCGGGGTCAGTGTGCACCGCACGGACTGCACGAATGCCGCGTCGTTGCAACAACAGTCGGAGCGCATCATCGAGGTGAACTGGGCGCCGTCGCCGACGTCGGTTTTCCTGGTGGCCATCCAGGTCGAGGCTCTCGACCGGCACCGGCTGCTTTCCGACGTCACGCGAGTGCTGGCCGACGAGCGGGTCAACATCCTGTCAGCCTCGGTGACCACGTCCAACGATCGAGTTGCCGTGAGCCGCTTCACTTTCGAGATGGGTGACCCGAAGCACCTGGGCCACGTGCTGAACGCGGTCCGTAATGTCGAAGGCGTCTACGACGTCTACCGGGTGACGAGCGCGGCCTGATAACCCCGGGGGTCTACGGTCCACCGTTGACGTACCACGCCAGGCAGCCGGGATGATTGCGGCAGGCGATGATCGCGGTGGCATCCGGCGCGGCGCCACGCACGCGGGGCTGCGTGGACGGCAAGCTGCAACTCTTCAGGTAGGGATTCCACGGGATCACGCCGTCGTAGCAGCCCTGCGCGACGGGTGCGGCCTGGGCGGTCGGCGTGTTGAGCAGGGCGGTCGGGGCGAGTAGGAACGCGGCGGCGGCTAGCGCGCCGCAAACGATACGACTGATTCTTTGCACACTAATGGACATAACGTGCCGTCCAACGCCCCTGCGCCCCAGATTATTTCAACGCGATAGCCGGAATATTCAGTCGACGCAACGATCTTGTATCCAAGCGTGTTCAGTGCCAGGACCAACTTGGAAAGAGATTGAATATGAAGCGCTTTCACGTGTTGTCCGCCACCGTCGGGGCTGGCGCCCTCATCTCGCTAGGGGCATTTGCCGCCGTAGCCGTCGATCCGCAGCCGTCCGATTCGTTCATCAGCTCGGAGATGTCGACCGGGGTCACCGTGACCCAGTCGCCGAATCAACCCGCCGGCCAGCTCCCCGTCGCCACACCGGCCATCAAGGGGCCCGCGCCGTTGCCGACCGAAGAGCAGGGACTGCCCGGCTAAGGGTTCCCGCTCAGTTCAGCCGGATCGACTTGATCGTGACCGGTCTCGCCGGCTTCCCGTCGTGGGAACCGTCGGCGATACCGGTCGCGGCAAGGTCGTCGACGATCGCGAAACCGGTCTTGTCGACCTGGCCGAACACGGTGTACGTCGGCGGCAGCATCGAATCTTTGTAGACGATGAAGAACTGGCTGCCGTTGGTGTCGGGTCCGGCGTTCGCCATGGCCAGCGTGCCACGCGGATATTTGACGGCCTGTCTGAGTTGCGGGTCGAACGGCCGGAATTGGTTCGTGGGGTACTCGTTGGCGAACCGGTAACCCGGCCCGCCCCTGCCCTGGCCGGTCGGGTCGCCGCATTGCAGCACCGACATCGACGGTTCGTCGGTGAGCCGATGGCAGGGCGTGTTGTCGAAATAGTTCTGCTGCACCAGGCTCTCGAAGCTGTTGACCGTGCACGGCGCCTTGGCCCTGTCGAGGTGCACGACGATCGGCCCGGCGTTGGTGACGATCGTCGCGTCGGCCGTCGCCGGCGTGGTCGGCGTTCTGCCGGGCACCGGCGGCTTGACCGGCTTGTCGGCCGGAGTGGCCGTGGCCGGGTATTGGCAGTTCGCGCCGAGGGTGGCCGGCGGATTGAACGGCGGCAGTTGACCGCTCCCGCCCGGCATGGTGCGTGGGATGCCGGCCCCGCCGGTCTTCTCCAGCTCCCGAGCCATCCAGGAGAAGAAGACCACCCCGGCGAGGATCACCACGATGCTCAGAACCGTCACCAGATAGCTGATCACCAGCCCCGCGATGGCCAGGCCGCGGCCTTCCTCACCGGATTTCTTGATCTGCGACAGCGAGATGTGGCCGAACACGATGCCCAGCGGGGCGAACACGAACGCACAGATCAGCGACGCGATCGCCATCCCGTTGGTCGGCGGCGGCGCCGGATAGGGATACGGCCCGGGCCCGTACGGCGAGCCGTAGTGCGGTGGCGGCGGCGGGTAGTACGGCGGAGGCTCGCTCATCAGCGGCTAGTCCAGCAGGATCGACTTGATCCGCACATCCGTCGCCGGCTTGCCGTCCTGACCTCCGCCGGCCACCCCGCCCGCGGCGATCTTGTCCAACGTCGCCAGGCCCGTCGCGTCGATCGTGCCGAACGCGGTGTAGTTGGGCGGCAACTGCGAATCCTTGTAGACCAGGAAGAACTGGCTGCCGTTGGTGCCCGGCCCGGCGTTTGCCATGGCCAGCGTGCCGCGCGGGTAGACCACCGGCTGCTGCAGGGCCGGGTCGTTCGGCGGGTACTGGTCGGTGGGGTACTCATTGGCGAACTGGTAGCCAGGTCCGCCGGTTCCGTTGCCCGTCGGGTCGCCGCACTGCAGCACCGACAGCGACGGTGACGTGGTCAGCCGGTGGCAGGGGGTGTCGTTGAAGTAGCCCTTCTGGGCCAGGCTGGCGAAGCTGTTGACCGTGCACGGAGCCTTCGCATTGTCCAGCACCAGGCCGAGGTTGCCCTGATTGGTGCTCATGCTGGCGCTGACCGTCGCGGGGCTGGTGGGCACCTTGCCGCTGCGGGGCGCGTCGACCTTCTTCGCGGCCGGCTCCGGTGATGCCGGGTACTGGCAGTTGGAGCCCAGGTTCGCGCTGGGCTTGAACGCCGGCAGGCCGCCGGCGGCGGGCAGAGCGGTGGTCGGCGCATCGGACTCGACCGGGGCGGTACTGGTGGCGCCCGACGCGGTCTTGTCCTTAACGTCCTTGTTCGTCAGCACGAACGTGACGACCAGGGCCGCGGCCACCGCGATCGCGACGATGCCGCCGATCACGACGAACAACTGTCGGCGCTTCTCCTGTTGAGCACGGCGCTCAAGCTGTCGCTCGAGCTTGCGCTTGGCTGTCGCACGTCGCTGTTCGTTGGTGGGCACCGTGGTGGTCCTCCGTTGAGTTGCGGTTGAGTCGGCAACGAGTGTGCCAGTTCATGCTGAAGACACCGGCCACGACCCTCGCCAACAGGGGATGGGAAACTGGACGACGTGTTGCTCACCGGGTTTCCGGCCGGCATGTTGGCGTGCAATTGCTACGTGCTGGCCCCACGCGCCGGGGCCGACGCCATCGTCGTCGACCCAGGCCAGCGTGCTTTTGCCACCCTGCGGCGCATTCTCGACGAGAATCGGCTGACCCCGGCCGCGGTTCTGCTCACCCATGGGCACATCGACCACATCTGGTCGGCGCAGAAGGTGGGCGACACGTTCGGCTGCCCGGTGTACATCCACCCCGAGGACCGCTTCATGCTGGCCGACCCGATCCGTGGGTTCGGTCCCCGGCTGGGTCAGATCGCGCTCGGAGCGCTGTTCCGGGAGCCGAAACAGGTAGTCGAACTGCACCGCGACGGGGACAAGATCGAACTCGGTGGCATCACGGTGACCGTCGACCACACGCCGGGCCACACGAAGGGGTCGGTGGTGTTCCGGGTGGATCGCGCCGGAGGACGGGATCCGATGGCGTTCACCGGCGACACGCTGTTCAAACAATCGGTCGGCCGTACCGATCTGCCGGGCGGCAGCGGCCGCGACCTGCTGGGCTCGATCGTCGAAAAATTGCTGGTGCTCGACGACGACACCCTGGTATTACCGGGACACGGCGCATCCACGACGATCGGCCTCGAACGCCGTACCAACCCATTTCTCGAAGGTCTGAAGTGAGCGAATTCCAGGCACCCAAGGGTGTCCCTGATTACCTGCCGCCCGAGTCGGCCGAGTTTGTCGCGGTCCGCGACGGCCTGCTGCGGACGGCCCGGCTGGCCGGCTACGGCGATGTCGAGCTGCCGATCTTCGAGGACACCGCGCTGTTCGCGCGCGGAGTCGGTGAATCTACCGATGTGGTGTCCAAGGAGATGTACACCTTCGCCGACCGTGGTGAGCGGTCGGTGACCCTGCGGCCCGAGGGCACCGCGGGCGTTATGCGCGCGGTCATCGAGCACGGCTTGGACCGCGGCGCGCTGCCGGTGAAGCTCTGCTATTCGGGCCCGTTCTTCCGTTACGAGCGCCCGCAGGCCGGCCGCTACCGGCAGCTGCAGCAGGTCGGGGTCGAGGCCATCGGTGTGGACGACCCGGCGCTGGACGCCGAGGTGATCGCCGTCGCCGACGCCGGCTTCCGTTCCTTGGGGCTCAGGGATTTCCGCCTGGAGATCACCTCGCTGGGTGACGACACCTGCCGCCCGCAGTACCGAGAGTTGTTGCAGGAGTTCCTGTTCAAGCTCGATCTGGACGAGGACACCCGGCGGCGGGCCGAAATCAACCCGCTGCGGGTGCTTGACGACAAGCGCCCGGCGGTGCGCGAGGCGACCGCCGATGCGCCGGTGATGCTCGACCATCTCTCCGACGCGGCCAAGCAACACTTCGACACCGTGCTCGCGCACCTCGACGCGCTCGGGGTGCCGTACGTCATCAATCCGCGAATGGTGCGGGGCCTCGATTACTACACCAAGACCACGTTCGAATTCGTGCACGACGGTCTGGGCGCGCAATCGGGCATCGGCGGCGGTGGCCGCTACGACGGGCTGATGCGCCAGCTCGGCGGTCAGGACCTGTCCGGGATCGGGTTCGGGCTCGGCGTCGACCGCACGGTTCTGGCGCTGCGTGCCGAAGGCAAGACCGTCGGAAACCCAAGCCGCTGCGATGTTTTCGGCGTGCCGCTGGGTGAGCAGGCCAAGTTGGTGGTGGCGAGGCTGGCGGCGCTCTTACGGGCCGAAGGTGTGCGGGTCGATCTGGCCTACGGCGACCGTGGGCTCAAAGGCGCGATGCGCGCCGCCGATCGCTCCGGCGCACGCATCGCCCTGGTAGCAGGCGACCGGGACATC from the Mycolicibacterium crocinum genome contains:
- a CDS encoding MBL fold metallo-hydrolase, which codes for MLLTGFPAGMLACNCYVLAPRAGADAIVVDPGQRAFATLRRILDENRLTPAAVLLTHGHIDHIWSAQKVGDTFGCPVYIHPEDRFMLADPIRGFGPRLGQIALGALFREPKQVVELHRDGDKIELGGITVTVDHTPGHTKGSVVFRVDRAGGRDPMAFTGDTLFKQSVGRTDLPGGSGRDLLGSIVEKLLVLDDDTLVLPGHGASTTIGLERRTNPFLEGLK
- a CDS encoding peptidylprolyl isomerase → MPTNEQRRATAKRKLERQLERRAQQEKRRQLFVVIGGIVAIAVAAALVVTFVLTNKDVKDKTASGATSTAPVESDAPTTALPAAGGLPAFKPSANLGSNCQYPASPEPAAKKVDAPRSGKVPTSPATVSASMSTNQGNLGLVLDNAKAPCTVNSFASLAQKGYFNDTPCHRLTTSPSLSVLQCGDPTGNGTGGPGYQFANEYPTDQYPPNDPALQQPVVYPRGTLAMANAGPGTNGSQFFLVYKDSQLPPNYTAFGTIDATGLATLDKIAAGGVAGGGQDGKPATDVRIKSILLD
- a CDS encoding peptidylprolyl isomerase, yielding MSEPPPYYPPPPPHYGSPYGPGPYPYPAPPPTNGMAIASLICAFVFAPLGIVFGHISLSQIKKSGEEGRGLAIAGLVISYLVTVLSIVVILAGVVFFSWMARELEKTGGAGIPRTMPGGSGQLPPFNPPATLGANCQYPATATPADKPVKPPVPGRTPTTPATADATIVTNAGPIVVHLDRAKAPCTVNSFESLVQQNYFDNTPCHRLTDEPSMSVLQCGDPTGQGRGGPGYRFANEYPTNQFRPFDPQLRQAVKYPRGTLAMANAGPDTNGSQFFIVYKDSMLPPTYTVFGQVDKTGFAIVDDLAATGIADGSHDGKPARPVTIKSIRLN
- a CDS encoding adenine phosphoribosyltransferase, producing MTASVTDVLKALTREVPDFPEPGIQFKDLTPVLADPHGLAVVTDAMAEIAEGADLVAGIDARGFLLGGAVAHRLGIGVLAVRKGGKLPPPVHSETYTLEYGTATLEIPADGIELAGRRVVIIDDVLATGGTLAAARALLTAGGADVPAAAVVLELPGLGGRERVAPLQVTSLQTI
- a CDS encoding RelA/SpoT family protein; this encodes MAEDNGAVTAAPAPVSDVPPTEPRAETPKTTSSASRRVRARLARRMTSQRSTVNPVLEPLVAVHREFYPKADLSILQRAYEVAEAKHADQMRRSGDPYITHPLAVANILAELGMDTITLVAALLHDTVEDTGYAMETLTTDFGEEVAHLVDGVTKLDKVALGNAAEGETIRKMIIAMARDPRVLVIKVADRLHNMRTMRFLPPEKQARKARETLEVIAPLAHRLGMATVKWELEDLSFAILHPKRYEEIVRLVADRAPSRDTYLAKVRVEITAALSGMKINATVEGRPKHYWSIYQKMIVKGRDFDDIHDLVGVRILCEEIRDCYAAVGVVHSLWQPMPGRFKDYIAQPRFGVYQSLHTTVVGPEGKPLEVQIRTRDMHDTAEFGIAAHWRYKESKGRNGVPHPHASAEIDETAWMRQLLDWQREAADPGEFLESLRYDLAVQEIFVFTPKGDVVTLPAGSTPVDFAYAVHTEVGHRCIGARVDGRLVALERKLENGERVEVFTSKAPNAGPSRDWQGFVVSPRAKAKIRQWFAKERRDEALEAGKDSIAREVRRGGLPLQKLVNAEAMSALAQELRYADVSALYTAVGEGHVSPRHVVQRLVAQLGGAESAEDELAERSTPATMPVRQRSTDDTGVAVPGAPGVLTKLAKCCTPVPGDNIMGFVTRGGGVSVHRTDCTNAASLQQQSERIIEVNWAPSPTSVFLVAIQVEALDRHRLLSDVTRVLADERVNILSASVTTSNDRVAVSRFTFEMGDPKHLGHVLNAVRNVEGVYDVYRVTSAA
- the hisS gene encoding histidine--tRNA ligase — its product is MSEFQAPKGVPDYLPPESAEFVAVRDGLLRTARLAGYGDVELPIFEDTALFARGVGESTDVVSKEMYTFADRGERSVTLRPEGTAGVMRAVIEHGLDRGALPVKLCYSGPFFRYERPQAGRYRQLQQVGVEAIGVDDPALDAEVIAVADAGFRSLGLRDFRLEITSLGDDTCRPQYRELLQEFLFKLDLDEDTRRRAEINPLRVLDDKRPAVREATADAPVMLDHLSDAAKQHFDTVLAHLDALGVPYVINPRMVRGLDYYTKTTFEFVHDGLGAQSGIGGGGRYDGLMRQLGGQDLSGIGFGLGVDRTVLALRAEGKTVGNPSRCDVFGVPLGEQAKLVVARLAALLRAEGVRVDLAYGDRGLKGAMRAADRSGARIALVAGDRDIEAGTVGVKDLADGTQVDIPVDSVVAEVITRLA